The genome window CCAGGCTGATCTCCGGTTTGAATTTCTGCCAGTTGTGGCTGAACTCTTTTCCGATCTCCCTGTGGCGACGGCGATGGTAGCGGTATTCCGAAGTCGGCACAAAGCACATCGCGTTGTAAAAAGACTCGATCAGTTTTTTCTGGTTGTAGGCGATATCGGTCAGCATCGCGGGCCGGTAATTATCGAAACGATTATGCAAAACCAGGTCCTGGTTGCGTTCGATGATCCTGAGTGTATCCATCTGCATACATTCAAGCGGGGCGATATGGTCGTATTCAACGGTTGTGACTTTCTGGTGCGGTTTAAAGCGGTGGATAAACCTGTCGAGCAGAAAGCGTTTGAGATGCTCGCGGTTGATTGTGATTTTTTCTGTCATATCTGTCAATTGCTATCGATCGAATTTACGATACCTTGCCATACAAATCTGATTTGTCAGGTCGCAAGCAACCTGATCTACAGAAGATATGATAGCCTGAAACAGTAGACAATCATTTAATCGATATGGCAGAGAACCGCGTGATACGGATTGAAATGGATCTTCTTCGGCTTGGAGGGCAGAAGCGGAGTGATGAAATCCTCGCTGTCTCCGCCGACCCAGAATTTAAAGAATGTGTGAGTTTCGTTTTCCATCTCCACCACCATCGGCATAACCATCTTGAACTCAGGCGGAACATCCTCCTGCTCGACCTGCACAGTCACTTGATATTTACCATCGATTTCCTCGACCTCGTAATCCGTCTTGTATTTTGGTATTTCGGTGCCGTAAACCCATTGATCGAAAAACCAATCCATATCCATTTGAAAATACTTTTCCGCAAGCTGTTTGAAATCTGTAGTGGTAGCAGTTTTGCCGCGGAAAGTTCTGACATATTCCCGCATCATACGAATAAAAGCATCGTCGGCGTGACGGTTGTAATCATGCAGCATCATCCTGAGCATATGCAGGATGTATGCTCCTTTTGAGTACACTATGGTCTGATAATCGGAGGATTCCAGCGAGGATAATCTTGCTCCCAGCCAGATCGCCCCGGCCTCGGAACCTTCCGACCAGTCCAGACCGGTCCCGCCACCTTTCTGCGTGACATCATCCTGCCAGGCCTCCAGCATCTCCAGAAATCTCTTGTTGTCCTGGTCCTTTTGCTGCATGAACCAGGCACTGGTGTATTCGGCAAAACCTTCTGATAGCCACTGATCATGGTAAGTGTCCCAGCCGACTATATTGCCCCACCATTGATGCGAGACCTCGTGGGCGCGAAATGCATCAGTCTCAAAACCCTTAGCGGAGGCATCGGTCTCAAAACTGAGCCATCCCAGGTGCAAAAACCCGGGAAAACTCTGGCCGTGATCTCCCGGGATTTCTGTCACAACCAATTCCTGATAAGGATAATGTCCGAACGTGCTGACATAGAATTGCATTGCCATGGTAACATCGGAAGCCGTAACCTCGAGCATATCCGCGGAAAACAGACGGCCGACGTGTCCTGGATCAGAGCGGTAGATTGTTATTTTCGGCAGGCCGGCTTCTTCGACTACTTCGGTTTCGAAGAGACCATAGTTGAAACCAAGCATTTTGATCGGTTCGCTGACATTCCATTTGGTGTAGAGGTAATCATCTGTTTCGGATTCATGCGTCTTCTTGCCCACTGATAGAAATTTTAGATGTCGAGGAGTTTGGTAGGTTAAATCAAATGTTGAACGAACTGACGAGCCGACCCTGGGGTACCATCCGGTAGGTGCTGTTATATAGAAATCTCCCCAGGTTGTTTTCTTGATGACATCATCAGAATTCATAAAGAAACGCAAACTTGCAGTGTCGCCCGCCATAAGAGGTTTATTCAACATAACCATAACCCCAGAATGATCTTCCAGCTTGCTGAAAAACAACCTGATGTTGGTAGCACTGAAAACAGAATCCACAATCATGTCAGAACTCAATCCAAATTCGGCTCTATAGAGGCTGTCTCGCTGGCAGACGAAATTAACGGTAGCATCCACATGAATATCTGTATTGTTTTCGATTGTGCTGAATATCTGATAGTGAGTCGGGATTATGGAATAGACCTGTTCGCGATGATACGGATCGTTGTCCGAAAGGTAGTGTTCTCTGGGGAAAAATTTTGTAACAGGATGAAAGATATTATAGCCGCTATATCTTCTGTGTTGGTACAGGCAGATGCTTTCCGTCAATGTGGGATCGTCGATAAAGTAATATCGATCCCGGTTGTCGATTACCGCCATCAAAAAAGGTGATTCCGAGGAACTCAGCAGTTTCGGCATTATATCTGCGGGCAGATCATAGCCATAATCCATTAACAGCTTCACCGCTCTTTCGACCCAGTTCTGCTCTCTTTTGCTTCTCTCGGATTCTTTAGGGGAGCCTAACGGGAACAGTTTCTGTGCGTAATCCGGACTTAAGAAAAAGATCGCTTTGTCGAATTCATGATCGAAGACTTCGTCGCCTGTAAATCTTTTCAGGATATATTTCTCGGGTTTTACCGGAGGTTGAAGGCGGATTTGCCCATCACCTTTAAAAAAGAATCCGTAGCGCTGTCCGTAGACTGCTGCAAAGGGTGTCACGGTTCCCTCTTTAAGATGAAATATGGCGGTATCGCTTTTGAATCTATAGTCTCTTACTTTGATTGAGTGCTCGAAATCGAGTTCAGGGTGTTTGAGGCTGTCATATAGCTCCCGGTAGAAATCACTGTTGTGCCTGGCAAAAGCCAGACTGCATAATAATAGCAGTAACACAATACTTGTGATTACATTGCGCATAAAAACTCCCTGTGCGGATCGTTGTCTGTTGGTTCTACAATATAGACGATCGAGAATGAGAATCGTAGGGAAAAAATCAGGTTTTTTTGTCAGAAATGAACTCCTGAAGATTTATCGTCGAGTCGAGATACAGCTGTTTTTCGAGATATTCAAGCGCGCGGTTAACCTGCTCGTAGCTTTTCTTACCGCTCAACCCGAACAGAAACTTATCCTGTCCACCGTGATAAAAAAGCAGGCTGGGGAAACCGCTGATGCCAAAGAAATCGGCGGCACTGGATTCACGGATCTGGCGACCGCCGTACTCGATTATCTCGCGCGAGTCGGCATTGATCACAACCGGGACGACAGGCATTGAAATCGCACGCTGAAAATCGATCAGGCTTAGAACCTCATTCTCGAATTCACGGCAGGGTGGGCATTCTCCGGCTGTGAAATATACCATGGCATAGCTTTTTAGCTGGCGCGCATTTTCGAGACCTCGCTCGAGGTTGTCCCAGTCTTCGAGTATACTGGCAGAATCAATCGACTCGGTTAAAGCTGTTTGATCATCTGGTGACTCCATAGAATCGGTTTTCAGGCTGTCGTTACCCGATCCGATCAGTGGAGGCGGTTTTTCCTCGGAAAGGACTGTCAGACCAACCACGATGATCGCCACACCGACCAGAATTGCCAGAAGCCAGACGATTTTGGGGCTGTAATAGGGATTTTCGTTTTTTTCAGGCTCACGGCCCATTCAGCTCAGACACCTCATGTGAAATTATTGCAGGACGCGCCGCTTTTGGTCGATCCTCCCGCCGATGAAAACATCGAGAGTCTCTTTTCGGTTTTCTCTGATTTGCACCTGGGGCAGACCACTTTTTTATCACCGTAAACCAGTTCTTCGAACTCGTGATTGCAGTTACGGCATCTGTATTCAAACATCGGCATATTTAATTCTCCCTTTTCGACGGTTTGATAAAGGCGATCACAGCACCCACCATCCCGCCGTAGAGTGTGGAAGGCAATGGGTTGGCGGTAATCGGGCAGGTTCCGGACTGGCATCCGACCAGCTTGTAATACAGGTAACCTCCGGCAAGACCGGCGACTATAATCGCTGTTTTTATTATCCAGGCCTTCATAATTCATTCTCCTGACTTCTTCTGAGTTTAGACAGATATCGAGCGGAAAAGATTCAAAAAAACTAATCTTTTGCCAAAGTCCGTCTCAGGCAGAAGACCAGAAGAAAGGTTAAACCGCCCCAGTACAGGAGCATAAATACCCAGCCGAAAGTACTCATTTCTGTTCGCCTCCCTTTAGGTTATTCTGTTCGAGCTGTTCATCGGAGATATCCAGTTTACCCTGATGGCGTTTCCAGGCTTTGTAAACCAGAAAACAGATCAGCGCGAACAACAGAAGCAGTACGATCCTGATTCCGAGAATGTACGGCTTATTGGCGGGGTCGAGCGGATTTCCAGCCGGATCGGTCCTCATCAGGATGACATCGAACCAGTTCTGGTAGAGCCAGACCGCCAGGATTATCATCAGAAAGAGCGGAGTAATATACTTGATTACAATCCTGAAAAATCCGGGTACTTTGATTTTAGCCGCCTTGTGAAGCTCTTTCCAGGCCCTTTTGGAGGCAAACACCCAGCCAAACAAGAATATCTCGATCAATGCGCCCAGTACGATAATGAAATTGGCGGCCCAGAAATCGAGATCGTCCATGACACCGTATTTCAACAGAAAGATAGCCGGCTGGCAGAGTACAAACATCAAAGCTCCCAGCATAATCACCGCTTTACCCCGCGGGATATTGAACTCGTTTTCGAGAAATGCGATGGCCGGCTGAGCGATCGAGATCGAGGATGTCACCCCGGCTAAGAAGAGCATGAAAAACCAGATAAATCCGAAAACCACTCCGCCCGGAATCTGCTGGAAAATCAGTGGCATGGTTACAAAACCGAGGGTGAACGATCCGGAACCGGCGATTTCCTGCACATGGGCCGGATCTGGACCGAAAAAGACAAAAGCGGCCGGGATGATAATTGAACCTGCCAGTACAACTTCGGCGAACTCATTGGCGGTTCCCGAGGTCAGCCCGGAAAGGGCGACATCGTCCTTGTTGCGAAGATAGCTGGAGTAGGTGAGAATCACACCCATGCCTACCGAGAGGGTAAAGAAAACCTGCCCGGCGGCCGCCAGCCATATCTTGGCATCAGTCAGCCTCGAAAAATCCTGGTTCCAGAGATATCCCAGGCCATTTACCGGGGTAGCCAATGCAGATTGCCCCTCAGGAGGAGAGAGTGTTAAAACCCGAACCATTAGAATAACAGCCAGAATGAACAAAGTTGGCAGGGCGATATTACATACTTTTTCGATACCTCCCCTCAGG of Candidatus Zixiibacteriota bacterium contains these proteins:
- a CDS encoding thioredoxin fold domain-containing protein, whose translation is MGREPEKNENPYYSPKIVWLLAILVGVAIIVVGLTVLSEEKPPPLIGSGNDSLKTDSMESPDDQTALTESIDSASILEDWDNLERGLENARQLKSYAMVYFTAGECPPCREFENEVLSLIDFQRAISMPVVPVVINADSREIIEYGGRQIRESSAADFFGISGFPSLLFYHGGQDKFLFGLSGKKSYEQVNRALEYLEKQLYLDSTINLQEFISDKKT
- a CDS encoding zinc ribbon domain-containing protein encodes the protein MPMFEYRCRNCNHEFEELVYGDKKVVCPRCKSEKTEKRLSMFSSAGGSTKSGASCNNFT
- a CDS encoding sodium:calcium symporter, whose product is MPKTIRERWGTKLGVILAVSGSAVGLGNFLRFPSQAGMYGPGAFMIPYLVALLVVGIPLVWVEWTLGRFGGQFGHNSGPGIFQAIAPKAGILKYIGVMAIFGPLVIFTYYCYIESWTLGYSLYTIFGQMPQVDAVNEVEKISTFMGQYIGVAEGGNFGITYGLFVLTFLINMSVLYYGLRGGIEKVCNIALPTLFILAVILMVRVLTLSPPEGQSALATPVNGLGYLWNQDFSRLTDAKIWLAAAGQVFFTLSVGMGVILTYSSYLRNKDDVALSGLTSGTANEFAEVVLAGSIIIPAAFVFFGPDPAHVQEIAGSGSFTLGFVTMPLIFQQIPGGVVFGFIWFFMLFLAGVTSSISIAQPAIAFLENEFNIPRGKAVIMLGALMFVLCQPAIFLLKYGVMDDLDFWAANFIIVLGALIEIFLFGWVFASKRAWKELHKAAKIKVPGFFRIVIKYITPLFLMIILAVWLYQNWFDVILMRTDPAGNPLDPANKPYILGIRIVLLLLFALICFLVYKAWKRHQGKLDISDEQLEQNNLKGGEQK